In Xanthomonas sacchari, a genomic segment contains:
- a CDS encoding XVIPCD domain-containing protein — translation MANVNAQLEATLARFANQPGVTADQEAKLRATITADRDLTQRLNQAAANGHLTGFALGPSGSETLTGSYDKASGVVTLPALEPGPAAAEALRGSLRLQEMSVRFAHSTYVDAHQQSQPVTQDMVTNLQATINSSPTLANEMQRAVTTVDSNTSPDGQRRMLLENFAPLSGTVAGGTFNPADKTMSIPPTTLGQPPSQFNRYDATDLTFVLGHETQHAFNQVSMAAAYRQFDEAAKVIARDNNPINDYTLAVEQLVGSNRQDEAKAQIAGWNALLDRVKQRNPGADLTSMMTLRNSRLDDFVEPNPSNIRQAQAKPGLTFNTDGSLPMTPGNIATEASYYFDKSPKGTPGLSPSQTTSIGYHGDSDYPNYYGAGAVSRAIAIDRAYAHPVGGVAPQMHLNMQRLHFNETLLERNGITLPQATAATPQEYWDTSTTPPTRGLLQHTRDSHQHISPTPELDLPPTGHAQPGDPAHPDTPLFEKIREGVRGLDRQAGKPWDENSERLSASLLLLAGEKGFTARDDLKIASNTPTATLGSGEVVHLWRTGHLSPDPAAHRAHMPMQDALALPAEQRFAQLEAVQQQARSEEMQRSQQQETVQAQSAPVRLM, via the coding sequence GTGGCAAACGTCAACGCTCAGTTAGAGGCCACCTTGGCTCGGTTTGCCAACCAGCCGGGAGTGACCGCCGATCAAGAAGCGAAATTACGCGCAACAATCACCGCAGACCGGGATCTCACACAGCGCCTCAACCAGGCAGCCGCCAATGGTCATCTGACTGGGTTTGCCTTGGGCCCGAGCGGTTCGGAAACCTTGACCGGGTCTTACGACAAGGCGTCCGGCGTCGTCACCCTCCCGGCCCTCGAGCCCGGACCGGCCGCTGCCGAAGCGTTGCGCGGATCTCTGCGCCTACAGGAAATGAGCGTACGTTTCGCCCACAGCACTTATGTAGACGCCCACCAGCAAAGCCAGCCCGTGACCCAGGACATGGTCACCAACCTGCAAGCAACGATCAACAGTTCGCCCACACTGGCAAATGAAATGCAGCGGGCGGTAACCACGGTCGATAGCAACACCAGTCCCGACGGTCAACGGCGCATGTTGCTTGAGAATTTCGCGCCACTCAGCGGAACCGTCGCAGGCGGTACGTTCAATCCTGCCGACAAGACGATGAGCATCCCACCCACCACACTGGGGCAGCCACCCAGCCAGTTCAATCGGTACGACGCCACGGACCTGACGTTTGTGTTGGGACACGAGACACAGCATGCCTTCAATCAAGTCAGTATGGCCGCTGCCTATCGGCAGTTCGACGAAGCAGCCAAGGTCATCGCCAGAGACAACAACCCGATCAACGACTACACATTGGCGGTTGAACAGTTGGTCGGAAGCAACCGGCAAGACGAAGCCAAAGCCCAGATTGCAGGATGGAACGCCTTGCTGGACAGGGTGAAGCAGCGCAATCCCGGTGCAGACCTGACGTCGATGATGACGCTTCGCAATAGCCGTCTGGATGACTTTGTCGAGCCCAACCCGTCCAACATCAGGCAAGCCCAAGCAAAGCCGGGCTTGACCTTCAATACCGACGGTTCGCTCCCGATGACACCCGGGAACATCGCCACAGAAGCCAGCTACTACTTCGACAAAAGCCCAAAGGGCACTCCCGGTCTGTCGCCAAGTCAGACGACCAGCATCGGCTACCACGGCGACTCGGACTACCCCAATTACTACGGCGCCGGCGCCGTGAGCCGCGCGATTGCGATCGATCGCGCCTATGCGCACCCGGTCGGCGGCGTCGCGCCGCAAATGCATCTGAACATGCAGCGCCTGCACTTCAACGAGACCTTGCTGGAGCGCAACGGCATCACCTTGCCGCAGGCCACTGCGGCCACGCCGCAGGAATACTGGGATACCAGCACCACCCCGCCAACGCGGGGACTGCTGCAACACACCCGGGACTCGCACCAGCACATCAGTCCGACGCCCGAGCTTGATCTGCCGCCGACAGGACATGCCCAACCGGGCGATCCTGCACATCCCGACACCCCCTTATTCGAGAAGATCCGCGAAGGCGTGCGCGGGCTGGATCGACAAGCCGGCAAACCGTGGGACGAGAACAGCGAGCGACTGAGCGCGAGCCTGTTGCTGCTGGCAGGCGAAAAGGGCTTCACCGCAAGGGACGACCTGAAGATCGCCTCCAACACGCCTACCGCCACCCTGGGGAGCGGCGAGGTGGTGCACCTGTGGCGCACCGGCCACCTATCGCCCGATCCCGCCGCGCACCGCGCGCACATGCCCATGCAGGACGCGCTCGCGTTGCCGGCGGAGCAGCGCTTCGCGCAGTTGGAGGCGGTACAGCAACAAGCAAGGTCAGAGGAAATGCAGCGCAGCCAACAGCAGGAGACTGTGCAAGCGCAATCGGCGCCGGTACGTTTGATGTAG
- a CDS encoding XAC0095 family protein, which produces MSEYRTDALEMAGYFLPEESQFRLVRGGDFIKFPARLAEPRSVAEECEAAPKVRAGEMAVCMELLAEQLDMVLREVSWPAQRQSPHQAQRYAADSRAP; this is translated from the coding sequence ATGTCGGAGTACAGAACGGACGCCCTTGAAATGGCGGGCTATTTTCTGCCCGAAGAGAGCCAATTCCGGCTGGTGCGGGGGGGCGATTTCATCAAGTTCCCCGCACGGCTGGCAGAGCCACGCAGCGTGGCCGAAGAATGCGAGGCCGCACCGAAGGTGCGTGCGGGAGAAATGGCGGTGTGCATGGAACTGCTCGCGGAGCAGCTGGACATGGTGCTCCGCGAAGTGTCGTGGCCGGCGCAGCGTCAGTCCCCGCATCAGGCACAGCGCTATGCAGCCGATAGCAGGGCGCCATGA
- a CDS encoding tetratricopeptide repeat-containing diguanylate cyclase → MRVDDPAAALRMGLPAWDAAADKQGLVPLGLELVDAASAAGKPETVVALGSALLTQPLSPPQRLRLFKQLNGAIWQPRDATRIAELEADMRRLETELPGDPHIAELWRQLAASYYRMGAQDDASRVARIALSKVRKHPDLVEYNANQIIFIVASQQGRMPDAIAALLEVERVGKALGKPDDAAMLHNATAVFIYAHEWEKAIAYGQRALAAYDAKPRKGLPRAAVLGNLGSAYEGADELQRAEAIYRQALAAARADGNASLIGPLNNLANVLSRQRRPQEALPLLREAAALLENAAHTGDHGDNGEGAIVYSTLGAALADLGQREAAAAAFARSRQLFALSDNVTRRLELYPRMIDNLDALGRDREALALMREYKAVNDEAVNVESKTRIAQLESAVDLARKNSELAALGRTRAAEQAAYAQLQAREQRQRSALYGLLAALLALAGFFLLKVREGRVRRRINAELARKNDEIQTQHHELEQLTATIRRQSEEDALTGLRNRRYVTAWLQAREAAATPERTQEPLLIALLDVDHFKRVNDLHGHEGGDHALMHLGDLLRECARSTDIIARWGGEEFLWICPGGTLADAPRLFRRLRERLQADPLVRPSGRITLTVSMGVSLFPAHPGGDWPLSLRIADAALYRAKHAGRDRWVGLTLEGVATDLGADVSLEALEAEGRLRQSGGGGDGVVFVAGQGVV, encoded by the coding sequence GTGCGCGTCGACGATCCGGCGGCCGCGCTGCGCATGGGCTTGCCGGCCTGGGACGCCGCGGCCGACAAGCAGGGCCTGGTTCCCCTCGGCCTGGAACTGGTGGATGCGGCGTCCGCCGCCGGCAAGCCGGAGACGGTGGTCGCCCTCGGCTCGGCCCTGCTCACCCAGCCGTTGTCGCCGCCGCAGCGGCTACGCCTGTTCAAGCAGCTCAACGGCGCCATCTGGCAGCCGCGCGACGCCACCCGCATCGCCGAACTCGAAGCCGACATGCGGCGGCTGGAGACGGAACTGCCTGGCGACCCGCACATTGCCGAACTGTGGCGGCAGTTGGCCGCGTCCTACTACCGGATGGGTGCGCAGGACGACGCCTCGCGCGTGGCCCGCATCGCCCTGTCCAAGGTGCGCAAGCATCCCGACCTGGTGGAGTACAACGCCAACCAGATCATCTTCATCGTGGCCTCGCAGCAGGGACGCATGCCCGATGCCATCGCTGCCCTGCTCGAGGTGGAGCGGGTGGGCAAGGCGCTGGGCAAACCGGACGATGCCGCCATGCTGCACAACGCCACCGCGGTGTTCATTTACGCCCACGAATGGGAGAAGGCGATCGCCTACGGCCAGCGCGCCCTTGCGGCGTACGACGCCAAGCCGCGCAAAGGACTGCCGCGCGCAGCCGTGCTCGGCAATCTGGGGTCGGCCTACGAAGGCGCCGACGAACTGCAGCGGGCCGAGGCCATCTATCGGCAGGCGCTGGCGGCGGCGCGCGCCGACGGCAATGCCTCGCTGATCGGGCCGCTCAACAACCTCGCAAACGTGCTGTCCCGTCAGCGTCGCCCGCAGGAAGCGTTGCCCTTGCTGCGCGAAGCGGCCGCACTGCTGGAGAATGCGGCGCACACGGGCGATCATGGCGACAACGGCGAAGGCGCCATCGTCTATTCCACCCTCGGCGCTGCCCTGGCCGACCTCGGCCAGCGCGAAGCCGCCGCCGCCGCGTTCGCGCGTTCGCGGCAATTGTTCGCGCTGTCGGACAACGTGACGCGGCGGCTGGAACTGTACCCGCGCATGATCGACAACCTCGATGCGCTCGGCCGCGACCGCGAGGCGCTGGCGCTGATGCGCGAATACAAGGCGGTCAACGACGAGGCGGTGAACGTCGAGTCCAAGACTCGCATCGCGCAGCTCGAATCGGCGGTGGACCTGGCGCGCAAGAACAGCGAACTGGCTGCGCTCGGCCGCACCCGCGCCGCCGAACAGGCCGCCTACGCGCAACTGCAGGCGCGCGAACAGCGCCAGCGCAGCGCGCTCTACGGCCTGTTGGCTGCGCTGCTGGCGCTGGCCGGCTTCTTCCTGCTCAAGGTGCGCGAAGGCCGCGTGCGCCGGCGCATCAACGCCGAACTGGCGCGCAAGAACGACGAGATCCAGACCCAGCACCACGAACTGGAACAGCTCACCGCCACCATCCGCCGCCAGAGCGAAGAGGACGCGCTCACCGGCCTGCGCAACCGCCGCTACGTCACCGCCTGGCTGCAGGCGCGCGAGGCCGCCGCGACGCCGGAGCGCACGCAGGAACCGCTGCTGATCGCGCTGCTGGATGTCGACCATTTCAAGCGCGTCAACGACCTGCACGGCCATGAAGGCGGCGACCACGCCCTGATGCACCTGGGCGATTTGCTGCGCGAGTGCGCACGCAGCACCGACATCATCGCCCGCTGGGGCGGCGAAGAATTCCTGTGGATCTGCCCCGGCGGCACCCTGGCCGACGCCCCGCGCCTGTTCCGCCGCCTGCGCGAACGCCTGCAGGCCGACCCGCTGGTGCGCCCGAGCGGGCGCATCACCCTCACCGTCTCGATGGGCGTGAGCCTGTTCCCCGCCCACCCCGGCGGCGACTGGCCGCTGAGCCTGCGCATCGCCGACGCCGCGCTGTACCGCGCCAAGCATGCCGGCCGCGACCGGTGGGTTGGGTTGACGTTGGAAGGTGTGGCGACTGATCTCGGTGCCGATGTGTCGCTGGAGGCACTGGAGGCAGAGGGGCGGCTGCGGCAGAGTGGGGGTGGGGGTGATGGGGTGGTGTTTGTGGCGGGGCAGGGGGTGGTGTGA
- a CDS encoding adenylosuccinate synthase, with protein sequence MGQSVVVLGAQWGDEGKGKIVDLLTEEIGAVVRFQGGHNAGHTLVINGKKTVLHLIPSGILRADALCLIGNGVVISPAALRKEIEELETSGVEVRSRLKISPAAPLIMPYHIALDQAREKAAGGKAIGTTGRGIGPAYEDKVARRGIRVADLHYPPQLEELLRTALDYHNFVLTKYLGVEAVDFQKTFDEALAFGEYVQPMKYDVAGILHDLRKQGKRVLFEGAQGALLDIDHGTYPYVTSSNTTVGGALAGTGVGADAIDYVLGIAKAYATRVGGGPFPTELDDEIGQGIRDRGAEYGASTGRPRRCGWMDIVALKRAVAINGISGLCITKLDVLDGMEKLKVCIAYEYRGKRTEYAPLDAQGWEECTPVYLEFPGWSENTHGITVWDELPPAARAYLRALEELAGCPISIVSTGPDREHTMVLQDPFA encoded by the coding sequence ATGGGTCAGTCAGTTGTCGTGCTCGGCGCCCAGTGGGGCGATGAAGGCAAAGGCAAGATCGTCGATCTGCTCACCGAGGAAATCGGCGCCGTCGTCCGTTTCCAGGGCGGCCACAATGCCGGCCACACCCTCGTCATCAACGGCAAGAAGACCGTCCTGCACCTGATCCCGTCCGGCATCCTGCGCGCCGACGCGCTGTGCCTGATCGGCAACGGCGTGGTGATCTCCCCGGCGGCGCTGCGCAAGGAAATCGAGGAGCTGGAAACCTCCGGCGTGGAAGTGCGTTCGCGCCTGAAGATCTCGCCGGCCGCACCGCTGATCATGCCGTACCACATCGCCCTGGATCAGGCCCGCGAGAAGGCCGCCGGCGGCAAGGCCATCGGCACCACCGGCCGCGGCATCGGCCCGGCCTACGAAGACAAGGTGGCGCGCCGCGGCATCCGCGTCGCCGACCTGCATTACCCGCCGCAGCTGGAAGAGCTGCTGCGCACCGCGCTGGACTACCACAACTTCGTGCTGACCAAGTACCTGGGCGTGGAGGCGGTCGACTTCCAGAAGACCTTCGACGAAGCGCTGGCCTTCGGCGAGTACGTGCAGCCGATGAAGTACGACGTGGCGGGCATCCTCCACGACCTGCGCAAGCAGGGCAAGCGCGTGCTGTTCGAGGGTGCGCAGGGCGCGCTCCTGGACATCGACCACGGCACCTATCCCTACGTCACCAGCTCCAACACCACCGTCGGTGGCGCGCTGGCCGGCACCGGCGTCGGCGCCGATGCCATCGACTACGTGCTGGGCATCGCCAAGGCCTACGCCACCCGCGTCGGCGGCGGCCCGTTCCCGACCGAACTGGACGACGAGATCGGCCAGGGCATCCGCGACCGCGGCGCCGAGTACGGCGCCTCCACCGGCCGTCCGCGCCGCTGCGGCTGGATGGACATCGTCGCGCTCAAGCGCGCCGTGGCCATCAACGGCATCTCCGGCCTGTGCATCACCAAGCTCGACGTGCTCGACGGCATGGAAAAGCTGAAGGTATGCATCGCCTACGAATACCGCGGCAAGCGCACGGAATACGCGCCGCTGGACGCGCAGGGCTGGGAAGAGTGCACCCCCGTGTACCTCGAGTTCCCGGGCTGGAGCGAGAACACCCACGGCATCACCGTGTGGGACGAACTGCCGCCGGCCGCCCGCGCCTACCTGCGCGCGCTGGAGGAACTGGCCGGCTGCCCGATCTCGATCGTCTCCACCGGTCCGGACCGCGAGCACACCATGGTGCTGCAGGATCCGTTCGCCTGA
- a CDS encoding DUF2065 domain-containing protein has product MHDLIAAVCLVVVFEGLVLLVAPEAWKRLVQQMLAMPATQLRIAGGVALAVGLVALLWVRA; this is encoded by the coding sequence ATGCACGATCTGATCGCCGCGGTGTGCCTGGTCGTCGTCTTCGAAGGCCTGGTCCTGCTGGTGGCGCCGGAGGCCTGGAAGCGCTTGGTGCAGCAGATGCTGGCCATGCCGGCCACGCAGCTGCGGATCGCCGGCGGCGTGGCCCTGGCGGTGGGATTGGTCGCCTTGCTGTGGGTGCGCGCCTGA
- the hflC gene encoding protease modulator HflC: protein MKMSLWAGIAVVALFALLSSVFVVPEDKAAMVLNLGRVVRADLKPGLHFKVPLVESVRMFDRRFQVIDTNPARYFTAEQKDVSVSFFAIGYISDVRAFYRATTGGDEKVANSLLAPIITDSLRNQINSRTLQQLVSGDRSELIAKQLVAINAASKTLGMQIVDLRIKQIDLPTDSQVITDVYERMRAQRKQEAAKLRAEGEEQALTIRAQADRESTVLVAEAERDAQKLRGEGDAEAASVYGKAGAADPSFYAFYRSLEAYRGAMADGNAVIVLDKNDPFLQYLKSDR, encoded by the coding sequence ATGAAAATGTCATTGTGGGCGGGCATCGCCGTGGTCGCGCTGTTCGCGCTGCTCAGCTCGGTGTTCGTGGTGCCCGAGGACAAGGCGGCGATGGTGCTGAACCTGGGCCGCGTGGTGCGGGCCGACCTCAAGCCGGGCCTGCACTTCAAGGTGCCGCTGGTCGAGTCGGTGCGCATGTTCGACCGCCGCTTCCAGGTGATCGACACCAACCCGGCGCGCTACTTCACCGCCGAGCAGAAGGACGTCAGCGTCAGCTTCTTCGCGATCGGCTACATCTCCGACGTGCGGGCCTTCTACCGCGCCACCACCGGCGGCGACGAGAAGGTGGCCAACAGCCTGCTGGCGCCGATCATCACCGACTCGCTGCGCAACCAGATCAACTCGCGCACCCTGCAGCAGCTGGTGTCCGGCGACCGCAGCGAACTGATCGCCAAGCAGCTGGTGGCGATCAACGCGGCCAGCAAGACCCTTGGCATGCAGATCGTCGACCTGCGCATCAAGCAGATCGACCTGCCGACCGACAGCCAGGTGATCACCGACGTGTACGAGCGCATGCGCGCGCAGCGCAAGCAGGAAGCGGCCAAGCTGCGCGCCGAGGGCGAGGAGCAGGCGCTGACCATTCGCGCCCAGGCCGACCGCGAGAGCACGGTGTTGGTCGCCGAGGCCGAGCGCGACGCGCAAAAGCTGCGCGGCGAGGGCGATGCCGAGGCCGCCAGCGTCTACGGCAAGGCCGGCGCCGCCGACCCTTCGTTCTACGCCTTCTACCGCAGCCTGGAGGCCTATCGCGGCGCCATGGCCGACGGCAACGCCGTGATTGTGCTCGACAAGAACGATCCGTTCCTGCAGTACCTCAAGAGCGATCGCTGA
- the hflK gene encoding FtsH protease activity modulator HflK codes for MAWNTPGGKGGDGPDNHGRGPWAPRGGNGGGKWGGLPGPLKDLFGDGGGIGRWVLGAVVLLLLFSSFQLIGEQQRGVVLRFGQFSRILQPGPNFKLPWPIETVRKVDATRIKTFDSQLPVLTGDENIVNVSLNVQYRVEDPRTYVFGTRNPDLVLEQAAQSAVREQIGRSDLNTVLNNRGPMAVAARERLQAALKAYHTGLIVTGLTLPDARPPEEVKSAFDEVNGAQQVKERLINEAQAYAAKVVPEARGQAARTRTVAEGYKEAAIARAQGDAERFTLLQQQYQNAPEVTRKRLWLETVQQVLAQNRKVIGGDGRQLIYVPMPAEGKAPAASTPPTSPTTGGSLPTVPQEVLMPALNSSSAESVRNPERTPRPTGREEIQR; via the coding sequence ATGGCCTGGAATACACCTGGCGGCAAGGGCGGAGACGGCCCGGACAATCACGGGCGCGGTCCCTGGGCGCCTCGTGGCGGCAATGGGGGAGGAAAGTGGGGCGGGTTGCCCGGTCCGTTGAAGGACCTGTTCGGCGACGGCGGCGGCATCGGCCGCTGGGTCCTGGGCGCGGTGGTACTGCTGCTGCTGTTCAGCAGCTTCCAGTTGATCGGCGAGCAGCAGCGCGGCGTGGTTCTGCGCTTCGGCCAGTTCTCGCGGATCCTGCAGCCCGGCCCGAACTTCAAGCTGCCGTGGCCGATCGAGACCGTGCGCAAGGTCGATGCGACCCGCATCAAGACCTTCGACAGCCAGCTGCCGGTGCTGACCGGCGACGAGAACATCGTCAACGTCTCGCTCAACGTGCAGTACCGCGTCGAGGATCCGCGCACCTACGTGTTCGGCACGCGCAATCCTGACCTGGTGCTGGAACAGGCCGCGCAGAGCGCGGTGCGCGAGCAGATCGGCCGGTCGGATCTCAATACGGTGCTCAACAACCGCGGGCCGATGGCGGTGGCCGCGCGCGAGCGCCTGCAGGCCGCGCTGAAGGCCTACCACACCGGCCTGATCGTGACCGGCCTGACCCTGCCCGACGCGCGGCCGCCGGAAGAGGTGAAGTCGGCCTTCGACGAGGTCAACGGCGCCCAGCAGGTCAAGGAGCGGCTGATCAACGAGGCCCAGGCCTACGCCGCCAAGGTGGTGCCGGAGGCGCGCGGCCAGGCGGCGCGCACCCGCACCGTGGCCGAGGGCTACAAGGAAGCGGCGATCGCCCGCGCGCAGGGCGACGCCGAGCGCTTCACCCTGCTGCAGCAGCAGTACCAGAACGCGCCGGAGGTCACCCGCAAGCGGCTGTGGCTGGAGACCGTGCAGCAGGTGCTGGCGCAGAACCGCAAGGTCATCGGCGGCGATGGCCGCCAGCTGATCTACGTGCCGATGCCGGCCGAGGGCAAGGCGCCGGCCGCGTCGACCCCGCCGACCTCGCCGACCACCGGCGGATCGTTGCCGACGGTGCCGCAGGAGGTGTTGATGCCGGCGTTGAACAGCAGTTCGGCCGAGAGTGTCCGCAACCCGGAGCGCACGCCGCGCCCGACCGGCCGTGAGGAGATCCAGCGATGA
- a CDS encoding acryloyl-CoA reductase, whose translation MSVPAQFSAFRIHQDAAGYHAGIAPLSLDQLNDGEVVIRAAWSSVNFKDALAGTGQGKILRRFPLVGGIDVAGHVVASSDPAFKEGDAVLVTGCGLSETRDGGYSEYVRLESKWVVPLPAGLSLRESMVLGTAGFTAALALLRLLDNRQTPAHGPLCVTGATGGVGSLAIDIFSRAGFEVHAVSGKAERAEQLKAWGATQVLGREALQTTRPLDSVRFGGGLDNVGGTMLTSLLAQTAPYGNVASAGLAATAELDMTVMPFILRGVSLLGIGSAGTARDLRDRIWQHLGSDWKPRHLDTICTREVDLAGLPEVFATMLAGQSFGRTVVRLDPGA comes from the coding sequence ATGTCCGTTCCCGCCCAGTTCTCCGCCTTCCGCATCCACCAGGACGCCGCCGGCTACCACGCCGGCATCGCCCCGCTGTCGCTGGACCAGCTCAACGACGGCGAGGTGGTGATCCGCGCGGCCTGGTCCTCGGTGAACTTCAAGGACGCGCTGGCCGGCACCGGCCAGGGCAAGATCTTGCGCCGCTTCCCGCTGGTCGGCGGCATCGACGTGGCCGGACACGTGGTCGCCTCCAGCGACCCGGCGTTCAAGGAAGGCGATGCGGTGCTGGTCACCGGCTGCGGCCTCAGCGAGACCCGCGACGGCGGCTACAGCGAGTACGTACGCCTGGAGTCGAAGTGGGTGGTGCCGCTGCCGGCCGGGCTGAGCCTGCGCGAGAGCATGGTGCTGGGCACCGCCGGCTTCACCGCGGCGCTGGCGCTGCTGCGCCTGCTCGACAACCGCCAGACCCCGGCGCACGGCCCGCTGTGCGTGACCGGCGCCACCGGCGGGGTCGGCTCGCTGGCGATCGACATCTTCAGCCGCGCCGGTTTCGAGGTGCATGCGGTCAGCGGCAAGGCCGAGCGCGCCGAGCAGCTCAAGGCCTGGGGCGCCACCCAGGTGCTGGGCCGCGAGGCCCTGCAGACCACGCGGCCGCTGGACTCTGTGCGCTTCGGCGGCGGCCTGGACAACGTCGGCGGGACGATGCTGACCAGCCTGCTGGCGCAGACGGCACCGTACGGCAACGTCGCCAGCGCCGGGCTGGCGGCGACCGCGGAGCTGGACATGACGGTGATGCCGTTCATCCTGCGCGGAGTGTCGCTGCTGGGCATCGGTTCGGCCGGCACCGCCCGCGACCTGCGCGACCGCATCTGGCAGCACCTGGGCAGCGATTGGAAGCCGCGCCACCTGGACACGATCTGCACCCGCGAGGTGGACCTGGCCGGCCTGCCGGAGGTGTTCGCGACGATGCTGGCCGGGCAGTCGTTCGGGCGCACCGTGGTGCGGCTGGATCCGGGCGCGTAG
- the pilH gene encoding twitching motility response regulator PilH, with protein MARILIVDDSPSQLLGIQRIVEKLGHETITATDGAAGVEAAKAALPDLVLMDVVMPNLNGFQATRTLRREPTTQNIPVILVTTKDQDTDRMWGMRQGARAYITKPFSEDELHEVIERVFSGEDAPKG; from the coding sequence ATGGCACGCATTCTGATCGTCGACGATTCGCCGTCGCAGTTGCTGGGCATCCAGCGCATCGTGGAAAAACTGGGGCACGAAACGATCACTGCCACCGACGGCGCCGCCGGCGTGGAAGCGGCCAAGGCGGCCTTGCCGGACCTGGTGCTGATGGACGTGGTGATGCCCAACCTCAACGGCTTCCAGGCCACCCGCACCCTGCGCCGCGAGCCGACCACGCAGAACATCCCGGTGATCCTGGTCACCACCAAGGACCAGGACACCGACCGCATGTGGGGCATGCGCCAGGGTGCCCGCGCCTACATCACCAAGCCGTTCTCCGAGGACGAGCTGCACGAGGTGATCGAGCGCGTGTTCAGCGGCGAGGATGCACCGAAGGGGTGA
- a CDS encoding DnaJ C-terminal domain-containing protein — MEFKDYYATLGVEPSAGDAEIKTAYRRLARKYHPDVSKEPGAEEKFKAVNEAYEALRDPPKRAAYDQLRAQGYRPGEEFHAPPNYGGAQGFDFEEVFGNGGAGGGFSDFFESLFAHQQRARQGGAGPGPGAPRGDTRAKLAVPLEAVYAGDSVRITINGKQLDVRVPKGVRPGQVIRLNGQGNGGGNLLLEIEYAAHPQFEVDGRNILYTLQVTPWQAALGTSISVPTLGGPVELKIPPESDAGRKLRLRGRGLPGTPPGDQIVELEVLAPAPETEAQRKAYRGLAKAFGEVV; from the coding sequence ATGGAATTCAAGGATTACTACGCGACCCTGGGCGTGGAACCCAGCGCCGGCGATGCAGAGATCAAGACCGCGTACCGGCGGCTGGCGCGCAAGTACCATCCCGACGTCAGCAAGGAGCCTGGGGCCGAGGAGAAATTCAAGGCCGTCAACGAGGCCTACGAGGCCCTGCGCGACCCGCCCAAGCGCGCCGCCTACGACCAGTTGCGCGCGCAGGGTTACCGCCCGGGCGAGGAGTTCCACGCGCCGCCCAACTACGGTGGCGCGCAGGGCTTCGATTTCGAGGAGGTGTTCGGCAACGGCGGCGCCGGCGGCGGCTTCAGCGATTTCTTCGAGAGCCTGTTCGCCCACCAGCAGCGCGCCCGCCAGGGCGGCGCCGGCCCGGGACCGGGCGCGCCGCGCGGCGACACCCGCGCCAAGCTGGCGGTGCCGCTGGAGGCGGTGTATGCCGGCGACAGCGTGCGCATCACCATCAACGGCAAGCAACTGGACGTGCGCGTGCCCAAGGGCGTGCGCCCCGGCCAGGTGATCCGGTTGAACGGGCAGGGCAACGGCGGTGGCAACCTGCTGCTGGAGATCGAGTACGCTGCGCACCCCCAGTTCGAGGTCGATGGCCGCAATATCCTCTACACCCTGCAGGTGACGCCGTGGCAGGCGGCGCTGGGTACCAGCATCAGCGTGCCGACGTTGGGCGGGCCGGTGGAACTGAAGATCCCGCCGGAATCGGACGCCGGCCGCAAGCTGCGCCTGCGCGGCCGCGGCCTGCCCGGCACCCCGCCGGGCGACCAGATCGTCGAACTGGAAGTGCTGGCGCCCGCGCCGGAAACCGAAGCGCAGCGCAAGGCGTATCGCGGGTTGGCCAAGGCGTTTGGCGAAGTCGTTTGA
- a CDS encoding Hsp20/alpha crystallin family protein, protein MSIVRYRQWPAQAAFQNEIKQVFDRFFDPNGGTDESAVVTAQWVPRVDIKEEPERFVLYADLPGIDPSEIEVSMDKGILSIKGERKSESAADSERFSRIERRYGSFHRRFALPDSADPDGISATGYHGVLEVRIPKRPASTPRRIQVDTGTTIVQ, encoded by the coding sequence ATGAGCATCGTCCGTTATCGCCAGTGGCCGGCCCAGGCCGCATTCCAGAACGAGATCAAGCAGGTGTTCGACCGTTTCTTCGACCCCAACGGCGGCACCGACGAATCGGCCGTCGTCACCGCGCAGTGGGTGCCGCGCGTGGACATCAAGGAGGAGCCGGAGCGCTTCGTGCTGTACGCCGACCTGCCGGGCATCGACCCGTCGGAGATCGAGGTGTCGATGGACAAGGGCATCCTGTCGATCAAGGGCGAGCGCAAGAGCGAATCGGCCGCCGACAGCGAGCGGTTCTCGCGCATCGAGCGCCGTTACGGCAGCTTCCACCGCCGCTTCGCGCTGCCCGACAGCGCCGATCCGGACGGCATTTCCGCGACCGGCTACCATGGGGTGCTGGAAGTGCGCATTCCCAAGCGTCCGGCGAGCACGCCGCGCCGTATTCAGGTCGACACCGGAACCACGATCGTGCAGTAA